Proteins encoded within one genomic window of Geotalea daltonii FRC-32:
- the mtnA gene encoding S-methyl-5-thioribose-1-phosphate isomerase produces the protein MSFRTIEWRDNKVVMIDQTRLPGEEVYNVYEDFQSVAEAIRGMIIRGAPAIGVAAAMGVALGAREIIADTYESFSRQLTNVCDVLARTRPTAVNLFWAIERMKRVAESNKDRDLHFIRETLKAEAIRIEEEDLEICRAIGRHGAPLIREGATVLTHCNAGGLATAGYGTALGVIRAAHEAGKNIQVFADETRPWLQGARLTAWELMKDGIPVTLIADNMAGYFMKKGAITACVVGADRIAANGDTANKIGTYSVAVLAKENKIPFYVAAPVSTLDLSLKSGDEIPIEERHACEVTHLQGLPVAPEGVKVRNPAFDVTPAKYIAGIITEKGVVRGDYERELKALVGQ, from the coding sequence ATGTCTTTCAGAACAATCGAATGGCGCGACAACAAGGTGGTGATGATAGACCAGACCCGACTGCCGGGAGAAGAGGTCTATAACGTCTATGAGGATTTCCAGAGTGTCGCCGAGGCAATTCGCGGCATGATCATCCGGGGAGCTCCCGCCATCGGCGTGGCGGCAGCCATGGGAGTGGCCCTGGGCGCACGCGAGATCATTGCCGATACCTATGAATCCTTTTCTCGCCAGCTGACCAACGTCTGTGATGTCCTGGCCCGTACCCGCCCTACCGCAGTCAATCTTTTCTGGGCCATAGAGCGGATGAAACGGGTGGCGGAAAGCAACAAGGACAGGGACCTTCACTTTATCCGCGAAACTCTCAAGGCGGAGGCAATCCGCATTGAAGAGGAAGACCTGGAGATCTGCCGCGCCATCGGCCGTCATGGCGCGCCGCTGATCCGGGAAGGAGCCACCGTTCTCACCCACTGCAATGCCGGCGGGCTGGCTACCGCCGGATACGGTACCGCCCTGGGGGTGATTCGTGCCGCCCATGAGGCGGGGAAGAATATCCAGGTCTTTGCCGACGAGACGCGCCCCTGGCTCCAGGGAGCCCGTCTGACCGCTTGGGAGCTGATGAAGGACGGCATTCCAGTCACCCTCATCGCCGATAACATGGCCGGCTATTTCATGAAGAAGGGGGCCATTACTGCTTGCGTCGTCGGTGCAGACCGCATTGCCGCAAACGGCGACACTGCCAACAAGATCGGTACCTATTCCGTTGCCGTGCTGGCCAAGGAAAACAAGATTCCTTTCTATGTGGCTGCTCCCGTATCGACCCTGGATCTCTCCCTCAAGAGCGGCGACGAGATCCCCATCGAAGAGCGCCATGCCTGCGAAGTGACCCACCTGCAGGGCTTGCCCGTTGCCCCCGAGGGGGTCAAGGTGCGCAATCCGGCTTTTGACGTGACTCCTGCCAAATATATTGCGGGCATCATCACCGAAAAAGGGGTGGTGCGGGGGGATTACGAGAGAGAACTGAAGGCGCTGGTGGGCCAATGA
- the gatB gene encoding Asp-tRNA(Asn)/Glu-tRNA(Gln) amidotransferase subunit GatB, with the protein MEYRAVIGLEVHVQLNTNTKIFCGCSTKFGAEPNSQTCPVCLGMPGALPVLNRKVVEYAIKAGLATNCEIAPRSIFARKNYFYPDLPKGYQISQYELPICSAGHLDIQVEGTAKRIGITRIHMEEDAGKLVHADVPGVGDDSCVDLNRACTPLLEIVSEPDLRSADEAVAYLKKLHQIVVYLGISDGNMEEGSFRCDANVSVMRVGADKFGTRTETKNVNSFKFVKQAIEYEIERQIEVIEDGGKIVQETRLFDPNTGVTRSMRGKEEAHDYRYFPDPDLVPLVISNDWVEDVRLGLPELPEAKRLRYMDELGLPAYDAEVLTASRELADYFEACLEFHSQPKPVANWVMGEVTRALNEENRSITDAPVTPQLLAELLQLIDKGTISGKIAKTVFDEMWRTGKAPAKVVEEKGLVQVSDTGEIEKIIDEVLAREAGQVAEYRSGKDKLFGFFVGQVMRASKGKANPAVVNELLLKKLQG; encoded by the coding sequence ATGGAATACAGAGCTGTCATCGGACTTGAGGTCCACGTCCAACTGAATACCAACACCAAGATCTTCTGCGGCTGCTCCACCAAATTCGGCGCCGAGCCCAACTCCCAGACCTGCCCGGTCTGTCTGGGTATGCCGGGAGCGTTGCCGGTTCTTAACCGCAAGGTGGTGGAATATGCCATCAAGGCCGGCCTGGCCACCAATTGCGAGATTGCGCCGCGCAGCATTTTTGCCCGGAAAAACTACTTCTATCCCGACCTTCCCAAGGGCTACCAGATCAGCCAGTACGAGCTCCCCATCTGCAGCGCCGGTCATCTGGATATCCAGGTGGAGGGCACGGCGAAAAGGATCGGCATCACCCGCATCCATATGGAGGAGGATGCCGGCAAACTGGTGCACGCTGATGTGCCGGGGGTGGGGGATGATTCCTGCGTCGACCTGAACCGGGCCTGCACTCCGCTCCTGGAGATCGTTTCCGAGCCGGACCTGCGCTCCGCCGACGAGGCGGTGGCGTATCTGAAGAAACTGCACCAGATCGTCGTCTACCTGGGGATCAGTGACGGCAATATGGAGGAGGGGAGTTTCCGCTGTGATGCCAATGTTTCGGTGATGCGGGTGGGAGCCGACAAATTCGGCACCCGTACTGAAACAAAGAACGTAAACTCCTTCAAGTTCGTCAAGCAGGCCATCGAATACGAGATCGAGCGCCAGATCGAGGTGATCGAGGATGGCGGCAAGATCGTCCAGGAGACCCGCCTCTTCGACCCGAACACCGGCGTTACCCGTTCCATGCGCGGCAAGGAAGAGGCACACGACTACCGTTATTTCCCCGACCCGGACCTGGTGCCGTTGGTGATCAGCAACGACTGGGTGGAGGATGTGCGGCTCGGGCTGCCGGAGCTTCCTGAAGCAAAGCGGTTGCGCTACATGGATGAACTGGGTCTGCCGGCCTATGACGCCGAGGTCCTGACCGCCAGCCGGGAGTTGGCCGACTATTTCGAGGCATGCCTTGAGTTCCATTCCCAGCCGAAGCCGGTGGCCAACTGGGTCATGGGGGAAGTGACCCGGGCCCTCAATGAAGAGAACCGATCCATTACCGATGCACCGGTCACCCCCCAGCTCCTTGCCGAGCTTCTGCAGCTGATCGACAAGGGGACCATTTCCGGCAAGATCGCCAAGACCGTTTTCGATGAGATGTGGCGGACCGGCAAGGCACCGGCCAAGGTCGTCGAGGAAAAGGGGCTGGTGCAGGTTTCCGATACGGGAGAAATAGAGAAAATCATCGATGAAGTGCTGGCCAGGGAAGCGGGGCAGGTGGCTGAATACCGTAGCGGCAAGGACAAACTGTTCGGCTTCTTCGTCGGCCAGGTGATGCGGGCTTCCAAGGGCAAGGCCAATCCGGCTGTGGTCAACGAACTGCTGCTGAAGAAGCTCCAGGGATAA
- the gatA gene encoding Asp-tRNA(Asn)/Glu-tRNA(Gln) amidotransferase subunit GatA: MELFELTIHELHDKLKKKEVSSVEATESMLARIEAVEPKVNAFITVTADQALKDAAEADKRIADGDMDKLTGIPVALKDIFLTKGVRTTCASRILENFIPPYDATSVARLKARGAVLVGKLNQDEFAMGSSTESSYFGKTSNPWNLECIPGGSSGGSAAAIAAQQATATLGTDTGGSIRQPASHCGCVGLKPTYGRVSRYGVIAYASSLDQVGPVTRDVTDCAIMLEAVAGYDAKDSTSVDLPVPEYTKALTGQVKGLKIGLPREYFIEGLDPDVQKAMDEAIATYRQMGAEFQEVSLPHTDYAVATYYLVATAEASSNLARYDGARFGHRSHEAQSLLDMYRKSRAEGFGEEVKRRIMLGTYALSSGYYDAYYLKAQKVRTLIMHDFIKAFEQVDVLLTPVAPTPAFRIGEKTSDPLQMYLSDIFTIPVNLAGTCGISVPAGLSRAGLPIGLQLIGKPFGEENILRAAHAFEQNTDWHKRRAAL, encoded by the coding sequence ATGGAACTTTTCGAACTGACCATCCACGAGTTGCACGATAAGCTGAAGAAAAAGGAAGTCTCCTCGGTGGAGGCGACCGAGTCAATGCTGGCAAGGATCGAAGCGGTCGAACCTAAGGTGAATGCCTTTATCACTGTTACCGCCGATCAGGCGCTGAAAGATGCTGCGGAGGCAGACAAGCGTATTGCCGATGGCGACATGGACAAACTCACCGGTATCCCAGTGGCACTCAAGGATATCTTCCTCACCAAGGGAGTCCGTACCACCTGTGCTTCCCGCATTCTTGAGAACTTCATTCCCCCCTATGATGCGACCAGCGTCGCCCGATTGAAAGCCAGGGGAGCCGTGCTGGTCGGCAAGCTGAATCAGGACGAGTTCGCCATGGGTTCTTCCACCGAATCCAGTTATTTCGGCAAGACGAGCAACCCATGGAATCTGGAATGCATCCCGGGAGGATCATCGGGGGGCTCCGCTGCTGCCATTGCTGCACAACAGGCAACTGCTACCCTTGGTACCGATACGGGGGGCTCCATCCGCCAACCAGCCTCCCACTGCGGCTGCGTCGGCCTCAAACCCACCTACGGCAGGGTTTCCCGCTATGGGGTCATCGCCTACGCCTCCTCTCTCGACCAGGTCGGGCCGGTAACCCGTGATGTCACCGACTGTGCCATCATGCTGGAGGCTGTGGCCGGTTATGACGCCAAGGATTCCACCAGCGTCGATCTGCCGGTGCCTGAGTACACAAAAGCGCTGACCGGCCAGGTCAAGGGGCTGAAGATCGGCCTGCCCAGGGAATATTTCATCGAGGGGCTCGATCCCGATGTGCAGAAGGCCATGGATGAGGCTATCGCCACCTACCGGCAAATGGGGGCCGAATTTCAGGAGGTCTCCCTTCCCCATACCGATTATGCCGTAGCCACTTATTATCTTGTTGCCACCGCCGAGGCCAGCTCCAACCTGGCCCGTTACGACGGCGCCCGCTTCGGACACAGAAGCCATGAAGCCCAAAGCCTGCTGGACATGTACCGGAAAAGCCGTGCCGAAGGTTTCGGCGAGGAAGTAAAGAGGCGGATCATGCTCGGCACCTATGCCCTTTCTTCCGGTTATTATGATGCCTATTATCTCAAGGCGCAGAAGGTGCGCACCTTGATCATGCATGATTTCATCAAGGCCTTCGAGCAGGTGGACGTGCTGCTGACGCCGGTGGCCCCGACCCCGGCCTTCAGGATCGGCGAGAAAACCAGCGATCCCTTGCAGATGTATCTCTCCGACATTTTCACCATTCCGGTCAACCTGGCCGGCACCTGCGGCATCTCGGTACCTGCCGGTCTCAGCCGGGCCGGACTGCCAATCGGTCTGCAGCTGATCGGCAAGCCCTTCGGCGAGGAGAACATCCTCCGCGCTGCCCACGCATTCGAGCAGAATACCGATTGGCACAAGCGCAGAGCGGCATTGTAA
- the gatC gene encoding Asp-tRNA(Asn)/Glu-tRNA(Gln) amidotransferase subunit GatC, with product MKINKDEVEKVALLARLELTGEEAEMFTGQMDAILAYVDKLNELNTDGIVPTAHAVPMENAFRADEVRDSIGIDNALANAPKRAESFFRVPKVIE from the coding sequence ATGAAGATCAACAAAGATGAGGTGGAGAAGGTCGCCCTGCTGGCCCGCCTGGAATTGACCGGCGAGGAGGCGGAAATGTTCACCGGACAGATGGATGCCATCCTTGCCTATGTGGATAAACTGAACGAACTGAATACCGACGGCATCGTGCCGACTGCCCATGCCGTGCCCATGGAAAACGCCTTCCGTGCGGATGAGGTCCGTGATTCCATCGGCATCGACAACGCCCTGGCCAACGCACCGAAGCGGGCGGAGAGCTTCTTCCGCGTGCCGAAAGTGATCGAGTGA